In Colletotrichum higginsianum IMI 349063 chromosome 1, whole genome shotgun sequence, one genomic interval encodes:
- a CDS encoding Integral membrane protein, with the protein MMNNTNGTAADFIDPAWAAESNTARILAVVTVFHVLALISVGLRVYARVWVIRAAGWDDLMIILSAVCAIGGWSIFIVQADHGLGKHFKTIDKKTDYVTFQHASFWQTIISATGALMWLKLSIALSLLRLSTTKWFKWSLYAILGIILFYSLGGMLAFSVTCKPLSGYWDKFTDPPPKCHGHGYVNTFGMVNTAFNIFTDVVLSTLHVPIIWNLQMKLKLKLYAIGILSLGYFAVAMGIVKSYYQATADSDSDKTFNRNIQFWGFLQLQVGILAACAPALKPLANSLLDLSTHNSPARGPFSKHSKQSSSGVRTLASIRSRNQEQARRNQYELGEWDEGTAIGYGEREYSRTMRDTTATAMFTDEGPSREDVRAPGRLADYNSFKGIIKTTEFSVTQEGRADRSR; encoded by the exons ATGATGAACAACACCAACGGAACGGCCGCTGACTTCATCGATCCCGCATGGGCAGCTGAGAGCAACACGGCGAggatcctcgccgtcgtgaCGGTGTTCCACGTGCTCGCGCTCATCAGCGTGGGCTTGCGGGTGTACGCGAGGGTCTGGGTGATCCGGGCTGCGGGGTGGGATGATTTGATGATCATCTTGTCGGCG GTTTGTGCCATCGGAGGCTGGTCTATCTTCATCGTCCAGGCGGACCATGGGCTCGGCAAACACTTCAAGACCATCGACAAGAAGACTGACTACGTGACCTTCCAGCATGCCTCGTTCTGGCAAACAATTATCTCGGCCACGGGGGCTCTCATGTGGTTGAAACTCTCCATCGCGCTCAGCCTGCTGCGCCTAAGCACGACCAAGTGGTTCAAGTGGTCACTTTATGCGATTCTCG GAATCATATTATTTTACAGCCTAGGGGGCATGCTGGCCTTTTCGGTCACCTGCAAACCACTGTCGGGTTATTGGGATAAGTTTACGGATCCGCCTCCCAAGTGCCACGGCCACGGATATGTAAACACGTTCGGCATGGTGAACACAG CGTTCAACATCTTCACTGACGTTGTCCTGTCTACTCTCCATGTACCCATCATCTGGAACTTGCAGATGAAGCTGAAACTCAAGCTTTACGCAATCGGCATACTGAGCTTGGGATACTT CGCTGTTGCTATGGGCATCGTGAAGAGTTACTACCAAGCCACGGCGGATTCCGATTCCGACAAAACGTTCAATCGAAACATTCAGTTCTGGGGATT CCTGCAGTTACAAGTAGGCATCCTCGCGGCGTGCGCCCCGGCCCTGAAACCCTTGGCCAACAGCCTCCTTGACCTGTCCACGCACAACAGCCCCGCCCGGGGACCGTTCAGCAAGCACTCCAAgcagagcagcagcggcgtGAGAACGCTCGCCTCGATCCGCAGCCGTAACCAGGAGCAAGCGAGGAGGAACCAGTACGAGCTCGGAGAATGGGACGAGGGGACGGCCATCGGCTACGGCGAACGGGAATATAGCAGAACCATGAGAGACACTACGGCCACCGCGATGTTCACCGACGAGGGCCCTAGCAGGGAAGATGTACGAGCTCCGGGACGTTTGGCGGATTACAACTCCTTCAAGGGGATCATTAAGACGACCGAGTTCAGCGTGACGCAGGAAGGCCGAGCGGATCGCAGTCGATAA
- a CDS encoding Carboxylic ester hydrolase — protein MKSFNLSAMMLVPAAQLVMGAFADDCSALATTLKLPNTTVWFSTALPAGTNITFPENHPTCGRPNQVINVDICRVSMLTTTGPASNISLEAWLPSNWTGRFLSTGNGGTGGCIQYEDISYAVSRGFAAVGANNGHNGTIGSPFLNNPGVIEDFAYRSLHTGVVIGKETTKAFYGKEHTKSYYLGCSTGGRQGFKEAQEFPDDFDGIVAGAPALSFTNLTSWSGHFFTATGTPDKPTFLSAALWNLVYKDVLAQCDGLDGHVDGIIEDPDLCHYRPEALICGTGQTENCLTGTQAETVRTVFGDLYGLDGTLVYPRLQPGAQATAMLLAGRSFAYTTDWFQNVVYNDTNWDPATLGPKDYAAAAAQNPGNIQTWNGDLSAVRDRGTKVLHYHGLQDPIISSDNSARYYNHVSRTMGLTSAELDDFYRYFRISGMNHCSGGPGASFIGNQEKAVAGYEPERNVLSAIVQWVEEGVAPDSILGTAFVNGTKGGEVAFTRKHCKYPTRNVYKTGDPNSADSWNCV, from the coding sequence ATGAAGTCCTTCAACCTCTCCGCCATGATGCTGGTGCCGGCGGCCCAGCTCGTCATGggcgccttcgccgacgacTGCAGCGCCCTCGCCACCACCCTGAAGCTGCCCAACACCACCGTCTGGTTCTCGACCGCCCTCCCCGCCGGCACGAACATCACGTTCCCGGAGAACCACCCGACGTGCGGCCGCCCTAACCAGGTCATCAACGTCGACATCTGCCGCGTGTCGATGCTGACGACCACGGGCCCCGCGAGCAACATCTCTCTCGAGGCCTGGCTCCCCTCCAACTGGACCGGGCGCTTCCTGAGCACCGGCAACGGAGGAACCGGCGGCTGCATCCAGTACGAGGACATCTCCTATGCCGTGTCCCgcggcttcgccgccgtcggtgccAACAACGGACACAACGGCACCATCGGCTCGCCGTTCCTCAACAACCCGGGCGTCATCGAGGACTTCGCCTACCGCTCCCTGCAcaccggcgtcgtcatcggaaAGGAGACGACCAAGGCCTTTTACGGCAAGGAGCACACCAAGTCGTACTACCTCGGATGCTCGACCGGCGGCAGACagggcttcaaggaggcCCAGGAGTTCCCGGACGACTTTGACGGCATCGTGGCCGGCGCGCCCGCCCTGTCCTTCACCAACCTGACCTCCTGGAGCGGCCACTTCTTTACCGCCACCGGCACCCCGGACAAGCCGACCTTCCTGTCGGCCGCCCTCTGGAACCTCGTCTACAAGGACGTCCTGGCGCAGTGCGACGGTCTTGAcggccacgtcgacggcatcatcgAGGATCCGGACCTGTGCCACTACCGCCCCGAGGCCCTCATCTGCGGCACCGGCCAGACCGAGAACTGCTTGACCGGCACCCAGGCCGAGACGGTCCGCACCGTCTTCGGCGACCTGTACGGCCTGGACGGGACCCTCGTCTACCCCCGTCTCCAGCCCGGCGCCCAGGCCACGGCCATGCTGCTCGCCGGCCGCTCGTTCGCCTACACGACGGACTGGTTCCAGAACGTCGTCTACAACGACACCAACTGGGACCCGGCCACCCTCGGCCCCAAGGACtacgccgcggccgccgcgcagAACCCGGGCAACATCCAGACCTGGAACGGCGACCTCTCGGCCGTCCGGGACCGCGGCACCAAGGTGCTGCACTACCACGGCCTCCAGGACCCCATCATCAGCAGCGACAACTCGGCGCGCTACTACAACCACGTCTCGCGCACCATGGGCCTCACctcggccgagctcgacgacttTTACCGCTACTTCCGCATCTCCGGCATGAACCACTGCAGCGGCGGGCCCGGCGCCAGCTTCATCGGCAACCAGgagaaggccgtcgccggctaCGAGCCTGAGCGCAACGTCCTCTCGGCCATTGTCCAGtgggtcgaggagggcgtcgccCCGGACTCGATCCTCGGCACCGCCTTCGTCAACGGCaccaagggcggcgaggtcgcctTCACCCGTAAGCACTGCAAGTACCCGACGCGCAACGTGTACAAGACGGGAGATCCCAACTCGGCGGATAGCTGGAACTGTGTTTAA
- a CDS encoding Cytochrome p450 monooxygenase, with amino-acid sequence MDVNGSSASPSWAEYASSKLPSSDSTTNSAFYLLALLAVVSVFAAPIRNRLRSVEIYPVINTTKEEYLKEGKALLARGAKEHNGKPFRVYTGQGTLTVLAPEFVHEVKNDERLSSTEFLLAYWQAGTPGFEPYISSGSELIREMIRTRLTPGDVAKLSQPLADEAADALRDVFTDDEEWHEITLASAIPQIVARVSALVFLGPELCRDPVWLDITINYPSKAMAAAKVLRSYPSPIRRLVHWFLPCCRELRRMLRTARLAIEPIQRRRREQETGAGSAASDNALAWIEKLASRQRDTTAQTAAFQQLGLSILANASSTDLISQNILDLCRNPELTEPLRDEVLRETSGGWKTSSVYGLRLMDSVLKETLRLKPIASVALGRRVMEDGVRLSDGSMLPRTTGVAVSSAKMWDPEIYPRPETFDGYRFLRMRESGNNEHVAQLASVSPEHLGFGLGPHACPGRFLGSNSAKLIMAYILLRYEFKLADDIDAAAVDPVRFGFSTLANPRAKVWIRRRKDTA; translated from the exons ATGGACGTCAACGgttcgtcggcgtcgcccagCTGGGCCGAATACGCGTCCTCGAAGCTGCCGTCATCGGACTCGACCACCAACTCGGCCTTCTACCTGTTGGCGCTGCTAGCTGTGGTCTCCGTCTTCGCGGCACCGATCCGGAACAGGCTCCGGAGCGTCGAGATCTACCCGGTCATCAACACGACCAAGGAGGAGTACCTCAAAGAAGGCAAAGCCCTCCTCGCCAGGGGCGCCAAGGAGCACAACGGCAAGCCCTTCCGAGTGTACACGGGCCAGGGCACCCTCACGGTGCTGGCGCCCGAGTTCGTGCACGAGGTGAAGAACGATGAAAGGCTGAGCTCGACCGAGTTCCTGCTGGCCTACTGGCAGGCCGGGACGCCGGGGTTCGAGCCGTACATCAGCTCCGGGAGCGAGTTGATTCGCGAGATGATACGAACACGCCTGACACCGGGCGACGTCG CCAAGCTATCACAGCCCCTTGCAGACGAAGCAGCCGATGCTCTCCGAGACGTCTTTACCGACGATGAAG AATGGCACGAAATAACCCTCGCCTCGGCGATCCCGCAAATCGTCGCCCGCGTCTCGGcgctcgtcttcctcggcccCGAACTCTGCCGCGACCCGGTCTGGCTCGACATCACGATCAACTACCCGAGCAaagccatggccgccgccaaggtgCTGCGGTCCTACCCGTCGCCGATCCGCCGCCTCGTGCACTGGTTCCTCCCCTGCTGCCGCGAGCTCCGGCGGATGCTCCGCACGGCGCGCCTGGCCATCGAGCCGatccagcggcggcggcgggagcaGGAGACCGGGGCGGGCAGTGCGGCGTCCGACAACGCGCTGGCGTGGATCGAGAAGCTGGCGAGCAGGCAGAGAGACACGACGGCGCAAACGGCGGCGTTCCAGCAGCTGGGGCTGTCGATCCTCGCCAACGCGTCGTCCACGGACCTGATCTCGCAGAACATCCTGGACCTGTGCCGCAACCCGGAGCTGACCGAGCCGCTGAGGGACGAAGTCCTGCGGGAGACCAGTGGCGGGTGGAAGACGTCGTCAGTGTACGGGCTCAGGCTCATGGACAGCGTGTTGAAGGAGACGCTGCGGCTGAAGCCCATCGCGTCAG TTGCCCTTGGACGCCGAGTCATGGAGGACGGAGTGAGACTGAGCGATGGTAGCATGCTCCCAAGGACGACGGGCGTGGCCGTATCCTCGGCCAAGATGTGGGATCCC GAGATCTACCCGCGGCCCGAGACGTTTGACGGGTACCGCTTCCTTCGCATGCGCGAGTCCGGCAACAACGAGCacgtcgcccagctcgccAGCGTGTCGCCGGAGCACCTCGGGTTCGGACTCGGGCCACACGCGTGTCCCGGCCGGTTCCTGGGCTCGAACTCCGCCAAGCTGATCATGGCGTACATCCTGCTCCGGTACGAGTTcaagctggccgacgacatcgacgcggcggcggtcgatCCAGTGCGGTTCGGGTTCTCGACGTTGGCGAATCCCAGAGCCAAGGTTTGGATCAGACGAAGGAAGGATACTGCGTAA
- a CDS encoding GMC oxidoreductase — protein sequence MRVVHVLTTFVAALGLTSGAPTEDEARQHAEHKRQLGSSAGDLGKDATFDYVIVGGGTAGLVLANRLSAKSDVTVAVIEAGTFYQITNPIIGNTPAGDTLFAGSSPLDTNPLVDWNFVTQSQAGANNRRIHYARGKCLGGSSARNFMIYQRGTKQSYQKWADAVGDDSYTWDALLPHFKKSVKFTPPGASRFPNASAEYNLDAFSPSGGPLDVSYANYAQPFSTYLEPSLNEIGIPQAQDFNSGELMGAQYCSDTIQPSTQKRESSQTSFLSEAIGRRNLKVYQLSLAKKILFDGSKTATGVVVSSNLGLTTYTLKARKEVILSAGAFQSPQLLMVSGVGPKEQLNKFKIPIVAERPGVGQNMEDHVFFGPTWRVKVQTLTRLANDLIYTAAQFATTYSILKQGPLTNPVCDFLGWEKTPRELISAEAAAVLDNEFPADWPEIEYLTAPGYVGDFSNLLLTQPRDGFQYATILGGLVAPLSRGTVTLASADTKDLPLIDPKWLTDPTDVAVAVATFKRLRQAFASNAMRPVLADNKEYFPGAKVETDAQILQNIRNTVMTIWHASCTCRMGRMDDPMAVVDKDARVIGVNGLRVVDASSFALLPPGHPQSTVYVLAEKIAAEILSGL from the exons ATGCGCGTCGTCCACGTCCTTACCACCTTCGTTGCCGCCCTGGGCCTCACCAGCGGCGCCCCTaccgaagacgaggcccgCCAGCATGCCGAGCACAAGCGCCAGCTCGGCTCCAGCGCCGGAGATCTCGGAAAGGACGCGACCTTTGACTATGTCattgtcggcggcggcaccgccggGCTCGTCCTGGCCAACCGGCTGAGCGCCAAGAGCGAtgtcaccgtcgccgtcatcgaggccggcaccTTCTATCAGATCACCAACCCCATCATCGGCAACACGCCCGCCGGCGACACTCTGTTCGCCGGCTCCAGCCCGCTCGACACCAACCCGCTGGTGGACTGGAACTTTGTCACCCAGAGCCAGGCCGGGGCCAACAACCGCCGCATCCACTACGCCCGCGGCAAGTGTCTTGGTGGAAG CTCTGCTCGCAACTTCATGATCTATCAACGCGGCACCAAGCAGTCCTACCAGAAGTGGgcggacgccgtcggcgacgacagcTACACCTGGGACGCCCTTCTCCCGCACTTCAAGAAGAGCGTCAAGTTCACGCCGCCCGGCGCTTCTCGCTTCCccaacgccagcgccgaGTACAACCTCGACGCCTTCTCCCCGTCGGGAGGGCCTCTCGACGTCTCGTACGCCAACTACGCCCAGCCGTTCAGCACGTACCTCGAGCCCTCCCTCAACGAGATCGGCATCCCGCAGGCCCAGGACTTCAACAGCGGCGAGCTGATGGGCGCCCAGTACTGCTCCGACACCATCCAGCCCAGCACCCAGAAGCGCGAGTCCAGCCAGACGTCCTTCCTCAGCGAGGCCATCGGCCGCAGGAACCTGAAAGTCTACCAGCTCTCCCTCGCCAAGAAGATCCTCTTCGATGGCAGCAAGACCGCCacgggcgtcgtcgtctcgtccAACCTCGGCCTCACCACCTACACCCTCAAGGCCCGCAAGGAGGTCATCCTgtccgccggcgccttccAGAGCCCCCAGCTCCTCATGGTGTCCGGCGTCGGCCCCAAGGAGCAGCTCAACAAGTTCAAGATCCCCATCGTCGCGGAGCGCCCCGGCGTCGGCCAGAACATGGAGGACCACGTCTTCTTCGGTCCCACGTGGCGCGTCAAGGTCCAGACGCTCACCCGCCTGGCCAACGACCTCATCTACACCGCCGCCCAGTTCGCCACCACCTACTCGATCCTCAAGCAGGGTCCTCTGACGAACCCGGTCTGCGATTTCCTCGGCTGGGAGAAGACGCCCCGCGAGCTCATctccgccgaggccgccgcggtGCTGGACAACGAGTTCCCCGCCGACTGGCCCGAGATCGAGTACCTCACCGCGCCGGGCTACGTCGGCGACttctccaacctcctcctcacccAGCCCCGGGACGGCTTCCAGTACGCcaccatcctcggcggcctcgtcgccccgCTCTCCAGGGGCACCGTCACGCTCGCGTCGGCCGACACCAAGGACCTGCCCCTCATCGACCCCAAGTGGCTCACCGACCCgaccgacgtcgccgtcgccgtcgccacgTTCAAGCGCCTCCGCCAGGCCTTCGCCAGCAACGCCATGCGGCCCGTCCTGGCCGACAACAAGGAGTACTTCCCCggcgccaaggtcgagacGGACGCCCAGATCCTCCAGAACATCCGCAACACGGTCATGACCATCTGGCATGCCAGCTGCACGTGCCGCATGGGCAGGATGGACGACcccatggccgtcgtcgacaaggacgcCAGGGTCATTGGCGTGAACGGTCTGCGAgtcgtcgacgccagcaGCTTTGCGCTGTTGCCTCCCGGCCACCCCCAGAGCACCGTCTACGtcctggccgagaagatcGCGGCCGAGATTCTGAGTGGCTTGTAG